Below is a genomic region from Xylophilus sp. GW821-FHT01B05.
CTGCAGACCATGGCCGTGACCGAGCCCAGCACCGGCACCGACACCACCCAGCTCAAGACCACGGCCGTGAGGCAAGGCGACCGCTATGTGGTCAATGGCCAGAAGGTGTGGATATCGCGCATCCAGCACTCGGACCTGATGATTCTGTTGGCGCGCACCACGCCGCTGGCGCAGGTCAAGAAAAAGTCCGAGGGCATGTCGATCTTCATCGTCGACCTGAAGGCCGCCATCGGCCATGGCATGACGGTGCGGCCCATCCAGAACATGGTCAACCACGAGACCAATGAAGTCTTCTTCGACAAGCTCGAGATCCCGGCAGAGAACCTGATTGGCGAAGAGGGCCAGGGCTTCAAGTACATCCTCGATGGGCTCAACGCCGAGCGCACGTTGATCGCGGCCGAATGCATAGGCGACGCCTACTGGTTCATCGACCGCGCGCGGCGCTATGCGGGCGAGCGCCAGGTGTTTGGCCGCGCCATCGGGCAGAACCAGGGCATTCAGTTCCCTATTGCCGCCGACTACATCGAGACGGAGGCCGCCAACCTCATGCGCTTCAAGGCCTGCGCGCTGTTCGACGCCGGCCAGCCCTGCGGCGCCGAGGCCAACATGGCCAAGTACCTGGCCGCCAAGGCCAGCTGGGAGGCCGCCAACAACTGCCTGCAGACCCACGGCGGCTTTGGCTTTGCCTGCGAATACGACGTGGAGCGCAAGTTCCGCGAAACCCGGCTCTACCAGGTGGCGCCGATCTCCACCAACCTGATCTATTCCTACGTGGCCGAGCACCTGCTGGGCCTACCCAGATCGTTCTGAGGCTGCCATGACTAGACCCTTGGACGGCATCACCGTCATCTCGCTGGAACACGCCATTGCCGCACCTTTCTGCACGCGCCAACTGGCCGACCTGGGCGCGCGCGTGGTCAAGGTCGAGCGCCCCGGCGCGGGCGACTTTGCCCGCGCCTATGACCAGCGCGTAGAGGGCGAGGCCTCGCACTTCGTCTGGGTCAACCGCTCCAAGGAAAGCCTCACGCTGGACCTGAAGCAGCCTGCGGCGCTGGCCGTGCTGCAAGAGCTGGTGGCCGGCGCCGACGTGCTGGTGCAGAACCTGGCGCCGGGCGCTGCCGCGCGCATGGGGCTGGGGGCAGACGTGCTGCGCGCGCAGTACCCACGCCTCATCGTCTGCGACATATCGGGCTATGGCGAAGACGGCCCCTACCGCGACAAGAAGGCCTATGACCTGCTGATCCAGAGCGAGGCCGGTTTCTTGAGCGTGACCGGCACGGCCGACGAGCCCACCAAGTCGGGCAACTCGATTGCCGACATCGCCGCCGGCATGTATGCCTACAGCAGCATCCTGGCGGCGCTGCTGCAGCGCGGCAAGACCGGGCAGGGCGCGCACATCGACGTGTCCATGCTGGAGTCATTGGCCGAGTGGATGGGCTACCCCATGTACTACGCCTACGGCGGCGCACCGCCGCCGCCGCGCGCCGGCGCGGCGCATTCCACCATCTACCCCTATGGCCCGTTCCCGGCCGGTGATGGCGGCACGGTGATGCTGGGCCTGCAGAACGAGCGCGAGTGGCAGTCTTTTTGCGCCGTGGTGCTGGAGCAGCCCACGCTGGCGGCCGACCCGCGCTTTGATGCCAACGCCAAACGCAACGCCAACCGCGAGGCGCTGAAGGCCATCATCCACAACAGCTTTGGCGCGCTGAGCACAGAGCAGGTGCTGGCACGGCTCGATGCCGCGCAGATCGCCAATGCGCGCATGAACGACATGGCTGGGCTCTGGGCCCACCCGCAACTGCAGGCGCGCGGGCGCTGGCGCACGGTGGGTTCGCCGGCGGGCGATATCCCGGCGCTGCTGCCGCCGGGGCGCAACAGCAGCTTTGACTACCGCATGGAAGCCATTCCGGCCGTGGGCCAGCACACCGAGGCCATTCTTCAATCACTCGGCCGCAACGCGGCCGACATTGCGGCGCTACGCACCGCGCAAGCCATCTGATATGCCGTCCTTGT
It encodes:
- a CDS encoding acyl-CoA dehydrogenase family protein translates to MKTQIPTPDAYQDMREALRALCGSFDSAYWQQIDHARGYPEAFVKALTEAGWLAALIPAEYGGSGLGLAEASVIMEEINLSGGNAGSCHGQMYNMGTLLRHGSAAQKQQYLPRIATGELRLQTMAVTEPSTGTDTTQLKTTAVRQGDRYVVNGQKVWISRIQHSDLMILLARTTPLAQVKKKSEGMSIFIVDLKAAIGHGMTVRPIQNMVNHETNEVFFDKLEIPAENLIGEEGQGFKYILDGLNAERTLIAAECIGDAYWFIDRARRYAGERQVFGRAIGQNQGIQFPIAADYIETEAANLMRFKACALFDAGQPCGAEANMAKYLAAKASWEAANNCLQTHGGFGFACEYDVERKFRETRLYQVAPISTNLIYSYVAEHLLGLPRSF
- a CDS encoding CaiB/BaiF CoA-transferase family protein, yielding MTRPLDGITVISLEHAIAAPFCTRQLADLGARVVKVERPGAGDFARAYDQRVEGEASHFVWVNRSKESLTLDLKQPAALAVLQELVAGADVLVQNLAPGAAARMGLGADVLRAQYPRLIVCDISGYGEDGPYRDKKAYDLLIQSEAGFLSVTGTADEPTKSGNSIADIAAGMYAYSSILAALLQRGKTGQGAHIDVSMLESLAEWMGYPMYYAYGGAPPPPRAGAAHSTIYPYGPFPAGDGGTVMLGLQNEREWQSFCAVVLEQPTLAADPRFDANAKRNANREALKAIIHNSFGALSTEQVLARLDAAQIANARMNDMAGLWAHPQLQARGRWRTVGSPAGDIPALLPPGRNSSFDYRMEAIPAVGQHTEAILQSLGRNAADIAALRTAQAI